The Tautonia plasticadhaerens nucleotide sequence ACGGGTCGAGGGAGCGATCGTGCTCCAGCAATTCGCGGAGGTCCCCCGCGACCTCCTCCGGGGCGACCGGCCCCCCCTCCGGCCCGGATCGATTCAGGAGCATCAGCGCGTGGATCGCCTCGGCCGAGGCCCCGCCGTCCGGGTCGCCGACCCGGTCGAGCAGGGCCAGGGCCGCCGGCCTGACCGTCTCCGAGCCGGTCGGCCCGGCGTCGGAGATGACCTGGCTCCCCAGGCGGCCGATCATCCGGGCCGCCGAGGCCCGGATGATCGGGTCGGGGTCCTCCAGGGTCGAGGCCAGCAGCCGGAGCGCCCGACGGGCCTGGCGCCCCCGGGCCGAGCTCATCCCGTCGATCGCCCCGAGCCGGGCCCGGGCGCCCGACTCCCGGTCGGCAAGCACCCCCATCTGATGCGAGAGCGTGGCCCGATCCGAGTTTCGGTTCGCCGCCCAGAACTGGAGCAGTGCCATCGCCAGGCCGAGCCCGGCGACCAGCAGCATCAGGCCCCGGACGCTCAGCCGGGGACTCCTCCGGGGGGCCGTCGGGGCCTCGGTCGGATTTGGCATGGTCTGGGTCCTCGATCGGGTGCTCGGCGATCGGCTCGGCTCGGCCCGTCCACTGTATCCGGAGGGGTTCGCCGGCGACCACGACGGATCGGGCCCGGATCGATTCATTCGGATCCGCCTTCAACCCTGGCCTGCCGCCCGATCCGGCCGATACAATGACGGCCCGGGGCCCGGCCATCGCCCGGCCCCTCCCTTCGACTCGACTCGACCGCCCCGGGCCGGGGTCGTGCCGGCCCCCTCGAAGACGGATCGAACCGATCGCCATCGCTAGCCCTTTCCGGAGGCCGATCGCCATGCTGCCGCCGACCCATCGCCGAGGGTTCCTCGCCGGCACCGCCGCCGCCGGGGCCGCCGTCGCCCTGTCGAACCGCAACGCGACCGCCGCCGCCCCCGCCGCCCGGCCGCTCAACCCCGTGCCGAAGCGCCCGACCGACACGGTCACGCTCGGCAACACCGGCATCGAGGTGTCGCTCATCGGCATCGGCACCGGCAGCCACGGCGTGAACCAGGCGAGCAACCAGACCAAGCTCGGCCTCAAGGAGTTCACCCGGGTCATCCGCCACGCCTTCGACTCCGGCATCCGCTTCTTCGACGTCGCCGACCAGTACGGCTCCCACACCTACCTCCGCTCGGCGCTCGAGGGCATCCCCCGCGACCAGTACGCCATCCAGACCAAGACCCACGCCAAGGACTACAAGGAGGCCAAGAGCCACCTGGAGCGCTACCGGATGGAGCTGGGCGTCGACTACGTCGACACCCTGCTCTTGCACTGCATGACCACCGCCGACTGGCCACAGGAATACGCCGGGGCGATGGAGTACATCAGCGAGGCCAAGTCCCAGGGCCTCGTCCGGGCCCACGGCACCAGCTGCCACGGCATGGACCCGCTCCGGACCTCGGCGCAGCACCCCTGGGTCGAGGTCGACCTCGCCCGGTGCAACCCCGAGGGCGCGGTCATGGACAGCCAGGACCCCGCCGACGTCACCGAGCAGCTCAAGGCGATGCACGACGCCGGCAAGGGCGTCATCGGCATGAAGATCTGCGGCAACGGCCAGTTCAAGGAGCCCGAACGCCGCGACGCCTCGCTCCGGTTCGTCTTCAGCCTCGGCTTCGTCGACTGCATCGTCGTCGGCCTGGAGTCCCCCGACCAGGTCGACGACCTGCTCGCCCGGTCCGAGTCCGCCCTCGACTTCGCCCGCACCCAGCGGGCCTGAGCCGGGCCCCGGCCGGGGCCGATGCGAGGCGTCGGACGACGGCCCTCGCATCGGCCACCCGCCATCCGTCCATCTCCGGCCGCTCCGTTTCCGAGCCCCCTGCGATGCCCGACAACCGCCTCACCCGATGGTTCAAGAAGGCCCAGGACGAGACCGGCGTCACTCCCCCGGCCGAGCCGATCCGCCCCGAGGTCTTCGTCGGCTCCGACCAGGAGAAGAACGAGGCCTACGTCCGGGAGGGGTTCGCCGCCAAGGCCCGGGCCTTCCTCACCAAGCTCCCCATGGCCGAGGACGTCGCCGCCGCCTATTTCTGCATGCTCGACCCCGCCACGCCCCGGTGGGTCAAGGGCGTCTCCGCCGCGGCCCTGGCCTACTTCATCTTCCCCGTCGACGCCATCGTCGACGCCATCCCCCTGGCCGGCCTGATGGACGACGTCACCGTCCTCACCGGCGCCCTCACCGCGATCTCCGCCTACATCACCCCCGAGCATCGCGCCAAGGCCCGCCGCTGGATGCTCGCCGAGCACCTCGCCGCCCCCGCCCCTCCCCCCGACGACGACCTGATCCCCTGACGCACCGGCCCGATCCGGCCCTCGGCCCGGGGCCGCCCGGCGGGCGACCGCCGCCGCCCCGAACGGGGAACGGCCCGGCCACCACCAGGGGGGACCGGGCCGCTCCGGGAGTCGAGGGTCCCGGGTCGAGGACTCGTCCCTCGACCCGAGGCTCGGGCCTCGCCGATCAGAACTGGTCCGCGCTGATCACCTCGCCGCCCTTGG carries:
- a CDS encoding aldo/keto reductase, which codes for MLPPTHRRGFLAGTAAAGAAVALSNRNATAAAPAARPLNPVPKRPTDTVTLGNTGIEVSLIGIGTGSHGVNQASNQTKLGLKEFTRVIRHAFDSGIRFFDVADQYGSHTYLRSALEGIPRDQYAIQTKTHAKDYKEAKSHLERYRMELGVDYVDTLLLHCMTTADWPQEYAGAMEYISEAKSQGLVRAHGTSCHGMDPLRTSAQHPWVEVDLARCNPEGAVMDSQDPADVTEQLKAMHDAGKGVIGMKICGNGQFKEPERRDASLRFVFSLGFVDCIVVGLESPDQVDDLLARSESALDFARTQRA
- a CDS encoding YkvA family protein, with amino-acid sequence MPDNRLTRWFKKAQDETGVTPPAEPIRPEVFVGSDQEKNEAYVREGFAAKARAFLTKLPMAEDVAAAYFCMLDPATPRWVKGVSAAALAYFIFPVDAIVDAIPLAGLMDDVTVLTGALTAISAYITPEHRAKARRWMLAEHLAAPAPPPDDDLIP